A single Pristis pectinata isolate sPriPec2 chromosome 6, sPriPec2.1.pri, whole genome shotgun sequence DNA region contains:
- the zgc:77375 gene encoding haloacid dehalogenase-like hydrolase domain-containing 5: protein MSALLSLSRVARASLRTLNKVPPACSRLMGGTAGSQPTFGLLVDIDGVLVRGKTPIPAAREAFKKIVNPKGEFLVPVVFVTNSGNCIRQTKADQLTRVLGVKISQDQVMMSHSPLRVFKRYHDKCVLVSGQGPVMDIAKSIGFTRVITIEMLREAFPLLDMMDHDRRPKLSPPVPIDLPNIEAIILLCEPIQWETHLQLIIDVLLTGGNPERTPRQLPNPHIPVVACNTDLMWVAEGKSPRFGHGIFMLCLEEIYKKITGKDLKYELLLGKPSEITYHYAECLIRAQAAGRGWQKPIHTLYAIGDNLMTDIYGANLYNRYLEEESSTKGSLVHAKVAAGKQTATVSQDEDLNVMAGELTQGSATSCKSVLVCTGVYNPCKDDTKGHEELITGPVFHGHRDFSFDADLCDPDYIVPNVDAAVELIYKLEKYVPS, encoded by the exons ATGAGCGCATTGCTTTCGTTGAGCCGGGTCGCTCGGGCGTCGCTGAGGACGTTAAACAAAGTACCACCAGCATGCTCCAGGCTTATGGGCGGCACGGCAGGATCTCAG CCCACCTTTGGCCTCCTTGTTGACATTGATGGAGTGTTGGTGCGAGGAAAAACTCCAATACCAGCTGCCAGGGAAGCTTTCAAGAAGATAGTGAATCCCAAGGGGGAGTTTTTAGTGCCTGTTGTGTTCGTCACAAATTCAGGAAATTGTATTCGACAAACAAAAGCTGACCAGCTAACTAGGGTACTGGGAGTAAAA ATTTCTCAGGATCAGGTTATGATGTCTCACAGTCCACTCCGGGTGTTTAAACGCTACCATGACAAATGTGTTCTGGTGTCTGGGCAAGGGCCAGTCATGGACATTGCTAAAAG TATTGGTTTTACCCGTGTTATTACCATAGAAATGTTACGTGAGGCATTTCCATTACTGGACATGATGGATCATGATAGGAGGCCCAAATTGTCG CCACCTGTACCCATAGATCTTCCAAACATTGAAG CTATTATCCTGCTTTGTGAGCCTATCCAATGGGAAACACATCTTCAGCTGATTATTGATGTCCTCTTGACTGGCGGAAACCCAGAAAGAACTCCTCGACAGTTGCCTAACCCTCATATTCCTGTGGTGGCTTGTAATACTGATTTGATGTGGGTAGCAGAGGGCAAATCACCAAG GTTTGGCCATGGAATATTTATGCTGTGTcttgaagagatttacaagaaaatCACAGGCAAAGATCTTAAATATGAGCTCTTGCTGGGAAAACCAAGTGAAATAACCTACCATTACGCAGAGTGTCTAATAAGAGCTCAAGCTGCTGGAAGAGGATGGCAGAAGCCTATTCACACACTTTACGCGATTGG ggATAATTTAATGACTGACATCTATGGTGCTAATCTATACAACCGCTACCTTGAAGAGGAATCTTCCACTAAAGGCTCCTTGGTGCATGCTAAAGTTGCTGCAGGAAAACAAACAGCGACAGTTTCTCAGGATGAAGATCTTAATGTAATGGCAGGTGAACTGACACAGGGTTCTGCTACTTCCTGTAAATCTGTGCTGGTTTGCACAGGTGTGTACAATCCTTGTAAGGATGATACAAAAGGCCACGAAGAATTGATCACAGGACCTGTATTTCACGGCCACAGGGACTTCAGCTTTGACGCTGATTTATGTGATCCAGACTATATAGTACCTAACGTTGATGCTGCTGTGGAACTGATCTATAAGCTGGAAAAATATGTGCCAAgctaa